A stretch of the Bradyrhizobium arachidis genome encodes the following:
- the adh gene encoding aldehyde dehydrogenase, translated as MNKVEFLNVSQNPFAGRYDNFIGGKFVAPKAGKYFDNTSPVTGKVVCQIARSDEQDIEAALDAAHAAKHAWGRTSAAERSVILNKIADRMEANLERLAIAETWDNGKPIRETRAADLPLAIDHFRYFAGVVRGQEGTIGEIDDDTVAYHFHEPLGVVGQIIPWNFPLLMACWKLAPAIAAGNCVVLKPAEQTPASIMVWAEIVGDLLPPGVLNVVNGFGLEAGKPLASSKRIAKIAFTGETTTGRLIMQYASQNLIPVTLELGGKSPNIFFKDVTAEDDDFFDKAIEGFVMFALNQGEVCTCPSRALVHEAIYDRFMERALKRVAAIVQGDPRDAATMIGAQASSEQLEKILSYIDIGKQEGAKVLAGGGRASLSGDLASGFYVQPTVFHGHNKMRIFQEEIFGPVVSVTTFKTDEEALSIANDTLYGLGAGVWSRDANRCYRFGRAIQAGRVWTNCYHAYPAHAAFGGYKQSGIGRETHKMMLDHYQQTKNLLVSYSPKKLGFF; from the coding sequence ATGAACAAGGTCGAATTCCTCAACGTCAGCCAGAATCCCTTTGCCGGGCGCTATGACAATTTCATCGGCGGCAAATTCGTTGCGCCGAAAGCAGGCAAGTATTTTGACAACACCTCGCCGGTGACCGGAAAGGTCGTGTGCCAGATCGCCCGCTCCGATGAGCAGGATATCGAGGCAGCCCTCGACGCGGCGCATGCGGCCAAGCACGCCTGGGGACGCACGAGCGCGGCGGAACGCTCGGTCATCCTCAACAAGATCGCCGACCGCATGGAGGCGAATCTGGAGCGGCTCGCGATCGCCGAAACCTGGGACAACGGCAAGCCGATCCGCGAGACCCGCGCCGCCGACCTGCCGCTCGCCATCGACCACTTTCGCTACTTCGCCGGCGTCGTGCGCGGGCAGGAAGGCACCATCGGCGAAATCGATGACGACACCGTCGCCTATCATTTCCACGAGCCGCTCGGTGTGGTCGGTCAGATCATCCCCTGGAACTTCCCGCTGCTGATGGCCTGCTGGAAGCTTGCGCCCGCGATCGCCGCCGGCAATTGCGTCGTGCTCAAGCCGGCCGAGCAGACCCCGGCCTCGATCATGGTCTGGGCCGAGATCGTCGGCGACCTCCTGCCGCCCGGTGTCCTCAACGTCGTCAACGGCTTTGGCCTCGAAGCCGGCAAGCCGCTCGCCTCCAGCAAGCGGATCGCCAAGATCGCGTTCACCGGCGAGACCACGACGGGCCGGCTGATCATGCAATATGCCAGCCAGAACCTGATCCCGGTCACGCTCGAACTCGGCGGCAAGTCGCCGAACATCTTCTTCAAGGACGTCACCGCTGAGGACGACGATTTCTTCGACAAGGCGATCGAGGGCTTCGTCATGTTCGCGCTGAACCAGGGCGAGGTCTGCACCTGCCCGAGCCGGGCGCTGGTCCACGAGGCCATCTACGACCGCTTCATGGAACGGGCGCTGAAGCGCGTGGCCGCCATCGTGCAGGGCGACCCGCGTGATGCCGCCACCATGATCGGTGCACAGGCTTCCAGCGAGCAGTTGGAGAAAATTCTTTCCTATATCGACATCGGCAAGCAAGAGGGTGCCAAGGTTCTGGCCGGCGGCGGGCGCGCCAGCCTGTCCGGCGATCTCGCCAGCGGTTTCTACGTCCAGCCGACCGTCTTCCACGGCCACAACAAGATGCGGATCTTCCAGGAGGAGATCTTTGGGCCCGTCGTCTCGGTCACGACCTTCAAGACCGACGAAGAGGCGCTGTCGATCGCCAACGACACGCTCTACGGCCTCGGCGCCGGTGTCTGGAGCCGCGATGCCAACCGTTGCTACCGCTTCGGCCGCGCCATCCAGGCGGGCCGCGTCTGGACCAACTGCTACCACGCCTATCCCGCGCATGCGGCGTTCGGCGGCTACAAGCAGTCTGGTATCGGACGCGAAACCCACAAGATGATGCTCGATCATTACCAGCAGACCAAGAACCTCCTGGTCAGCTACAGCCCGAAGAAGCTCGGCTTCTTCTGA
- a CDS encoding GAF domain-containing protein: MNGQMHQHHAARVEAAIASGQAARSALVASWCRSSRLHHLDPSGHRPSTRLTDAELFYARERIAPLLAAAQGAMDRLYQAVGAAGCCVLLADGEGIPVDRRGTPADDATFQSWGLWTGALWSEEHEGTNGIGTCLVEQRPLTIDRDQHFFTRNTLLSCTAVPIYDHEAALAGVLDVSSCRADRTDAFSNLIALAAGEAARRIEADLFRRAFANARIVLAPSAEGQGGLVAVDADDLVIGATRSARVGLGIAPGRPWQPVPAADLFGADTACDHLAGGQRAVVQRALLRAGGNVSAAAKALGVSRATLHRKLKRFELRAH, from the coding sequence ATGAATGGGCAAATGCACCAGCATCACGCGGCTCGCGTTGAGGCCGCTATTGCGTCGGGCCAGGCGGCACGTTCCGCGCTTGTGGCGTCGTGGTGCCGTTCCTCCCGTTTGCATCACCTCGATCCTTCCGGCCACCGGCCATCGACCCGGCTCACCGACGCCGAGCTCTTCTATGCGCGCGAACGCATCGCGCCGCTGCTTGCGGCCGCGCAGGGCGCGATGGACCGGCTCTATCAGGCGGTCGGCGCTGCGGGCTGCTGCGTGCTGCTCGCCGACGGTGAGGGCATTCCGGTCGATCGTCGCGGCACGCCGGCCGATGACGCGACGTTCCAATCCTGGGGCCTGTGGACGGGCGCGCTGTGGAGCGAGGAGCATGAAGGCACGAACGGCATCGGCACTTGCCTGGTCGAGCAGCGGCCGCTGACCATCGACCGCGACCAGCACTTCTTCACGCGCAACACGCTGTTGAGCTGCACTGCCGTGCCGATCTACGACCATGAGGCGGCGCTGGCCGGCGTGCTCGACGTCTCCTCCTGCCGCGCCGATCGCACCGACGCATTTTCGAATTTGATTGCACTGGCCGCGGGCGAAGCCGCGCGGCGCATCGAGGCCGACCTGTTCCGCCGTGCCTTTGCCAATGCCCGCATCGTGCTGGCGCCGTCGGCGGAGGGGCAGGGTGGCCTCGTGGCCGTCGATGCCGACGATCTCGTGATAGGCGCGACCCGATCCGCCCGGGTCGGACTTGGGATCGCGCCCGGCCGCCCGTGGCAGCCGGTGCCCGCAGCCGATCTGTTCGGCGCCGATACGGCGTGCGACCACCTTGCCGGCGGTCAGCGCGCCGTCGTGCAGCGGGCGCTGTTGCGCGCGGGCGGCAACGTTTCGGCGGCCGCCAAGGCGCTCGGCGTCAGCCGCGCCACGCTCCATCGCAAGCTCAAGCGGTTCGAGCTGCGCGCGCACTGA